The Planifilum fulgidum sequence ACCACCTTGGATACGTCCAGGGCTTTTCCTCCGCCGATGCCGAAGATGTAGTCGGGGGTATCCTCCAACACCTTCCGTTCCAGCCGGTTGATGGTGTCCAGCGTGTTGCTTTCGCAGGACAGGATGTGGATCTCTCGCGCCTGGGGCCGGATGGTGTCCCGGATCATTCCGGCCAGGTTGAGGGTGTTGTTGCTCCCGCAGATCAGAAACACCTTTTTGTCCTTCAACCATTCGTACACCGGGGTCTTCGGGAGGCGGGAGACGGCGCCGTGTTCGATGATCAAATGGATGGGAATGCGAATTTTGTTTGCCAATGGAATCACTCCGTTTTAATTCAACACGGTTGCGGCCATTTTGCGGGCGGTTTCCAAGTCGTTGAAGTCGTCGATTTCGATCCAGGGATATCCGCAGGTGTCCACGCCGACGATGGTGACGGCGTCGGCACAAGCATCGTATACGTTCTCATACCAGGCATTGGTGTCGCCGGCTTCGATCATTTGCCGGGCCGTGCGGTAAAGGATTTCCAAATCGGGCTTGGCCAGTTTCGAAATCCCGATGTATTCCCCGTCTGCTTTATCCAACGGGATTTTCTTGCTGATCTCCGTCAACCGGCCGTTTTCAAGCTTGACGCGCATCGCTTCTTCCGTCAGTTTCTTTTGCCGGTCCACCAGGATTGCCGTCGGGGCGTCGTGGTTC is a genomic window containing:
- a CDS encoding NTP transferase domain-containing protein; this translates as MKVVILAAGVGSRLRPETDDKPKAMIRVQDKPLVQYQVESVLKAGFKEKDIHILGGYKMERIQEHFRGTDVRFIYNSHFDTMNNIYSFLLTESIGDDLLLINSDDFYDDRMIPLLLNHDAPTAILVDRQKKLTEEAMRVKLENGRLTEISKKIPLDKADGEYIGISKLAKPDLEILYRTARQMIEAGDTNAWYENVYDACADAVTIVGVDTCGYPWIEIDDFNDLETARKMAATVLN